One Mycosarcoma maydis chromosome 9, whole genome shotgun sequence DNA window includes the following coding sequences:
- a CDS encoding acetyl-CoA C-acetyltransferase — protein sequence MPAFYQTAVRRLSQTARIMSQINDVFIVSAARTPIGSFNGVLKKATAPELGVVAVKAAIQRAGLKPDQIEEVYMGNVLQGNVGQAPARQVALKAGCPDTTEATTINKVCASGMKAISLAAQNIALGQRSIMVAGGMESMSNAPYYLPRGNTYGHVQATDAIVKDGLHDVYNQVAMGNCAENTAKKLSITREQQDAFAIESYRRSAEAWKANAFANEIAPVTISDKKGDVVISEDEEYKNVKLEKIPSLRPVFDKNGTITAANASTLNDGASAVVLASEAEVAKLGIKPLAKIVAFADAACAPIDFPIAPAYAIPKALERAGLTKDDIALFEINEAFSAVALANNQMLGLDASKVNVLGGGVSLGHPIGSSGARIVVTLAHALKPGQYGCAGVCNGGGGASAIIIKREN from the exons ATGCCAGCTTTCTACCAAACCGCCGTCCGACGACTTTCTCAGACAGCTAGAATTATG TCACAAATCAACGACGTCTTCATCGTTTCCGCCGCCCGAACGCCCATCGGCTCGTTCAACGGTGTGCTCAAAAAGGCCACCGCTCCTGAGCTCGGTGTGGTGGCCGTAAAGGCAGCCATCCAACGTGCCGGTCTCAAGCCCGACCAGATCGAGGAGGTCTACATGGGCAATGTGCTCCAAGGCAACGTCGGTCAGGCTCCCGCCCGTCAGGTTGCGCTCAAGGCTGGCTGCCCCGACACCACCGAGGCTACCACCATTAACAAGGTGTGCGCTTCCGGTATGAAggccatctcgctcgccgccCAGAACATTGCTCTCGGCCAGCGCAGTATCATGGTCGCCGGTGGCATGGAGTCTATGTCTAACGCCCC CTACTATCTTCCCCGAGGCAACACCTACGGCCATGTCCAGGCGACCGATGCGATCGTCAAGGACGGTCTGCACGATGTCTACAACCAGGTGGCCATGGGCAACTGTGCCGAGAACactgccaagaagctctcAATTACGCGTGAGCAGCAGGACGCCTTTGCGATTGAATCGTACCGTCGCTCCGCCGAGGCATGGAAGGCCAATGCATTCGCTAACGAGATCGCTCCTGTCACCATCTCGGACAAGAAGGGCGATGTCGTGATcagcgaagacgaggagtACAAGaacgtcaagctcgaaaagatcCCATCGCTTCGACCGGTGTTCGACAAGAACGGAACCATCACTGCTGCCAATGCGtcgacgctcaacgacGGTGCTTCGGCCGTTGTGCTAGCTtccgaggccgaggtggccAAGTTGGGCATTAAGCCTTTGGCCAAGATTGTAGCGTTTGCCGATGCAGCATGTGCACCGATCGACTTCCCCATTGCGCCCGCTTATGCCATTcccaaggcgctcgagcgAGCCGGTTTGACAAAGGACGACATTGCTCTGTTCGAAATCAACGAGGCTTTCTCGGCTGTCGCGTTGGCTAACAACCAGATGCTCGGCCTCGACGCTAGCAAGGTCAACGTtctcggtggtggtgtttCACTCGGTCACCCTATCGGTTCTTCAGGTGCTAGGATTGTTGTTACGCTGGCCCACGCGCTCAAGCCCGGCCAATACGGCTGCGCTGGTGTCTGCaacggtggtggtggcgctTCTGCTATCATTATCAAGCGTGAGAACTAA